The stretch of DNA TGCCAGCGCGTCCCGGTGGTAGTTGGCGGCGCGGGCTCCCATGCCGCCGGCGTACAGCGCGATGAAGGGCCGGACGGCGTCGGCCGCCTGCTCGACGTCCGCCCCCAGCACCGCCGGCACGGTCGCCGTCACCTCGAAGCGCTCGCGGAGGCTGGAGCCGGCGGTGCGGCGCGCGAAGCCGTCGTCGAGCAGCTGGCGGAACTCGTCGTCGAGCCGCGGGGCGTAGAACAGCGGCAGCCAGCCGTCGGCGATCTCCGCGGTGAGGGCGATGTTGCGGGGGCCCTCCGCCGCGAGGTGGATGGGCAGGTCGGCGCGCAGCGGGTGCACCGTCGAGCGCAGCGGCTTGCCGAGACCCATGCCCTGGTCCGCCGGCAGGGGCAGGCGGTAGAACTCGCCGTCGAACGTCACCGGCGCCTCACGGGCGAGCACCTGGCGCACCACGGCGACGAACTCGCGGGTCCGGGCCAGCGGCTTGGGGTAGGGCTGCCCGTACCAGCCCTCCACCACCTGAGGCCCGGACACGCCGAGCCCCAGCACGAACCGGCCGCCGGACAGGTGGTCGAGCGTGAGGGCGGCCATCGCCGTCGCGGTCGGGGTGCGGGCGGAGATCTGCGCGACGGCCGTGCCGAGCCGCACCCGCGTGGTCGCGGCACCCCACCAGGCGAGCGGCGTGAACGCGTCCGACCCGTAGGCCTCTGCCGTCCACACCGAGTCGAAGCCCAGCCGCTCGGCGGTCAGCACCGCCTGCTGCGCGCCCTGCGGAGGTCCCGCGGACCAGTAGCCGGTGTGGTAGCCGAGCCGCACGGGAACCTCCGATCGTCCGACGTCGCCGCGCCGTCGCGGCGTCCGTGCCGGTCAGGCTACGGCCCGCACCGGCCCGCCCGGCGTTCGGCGCGGTGGTCCGTCAGATGTAGATCGCCGGGTCGTCGACCTCGGGGTCGAAGCTGTGCGCCACCTTGGGCAGCCGGACCTGCGCCGGCACGCCCACGGCGATCGCACCGGCCGGCACGTCGTGAACCACCACGGCGTTGGCGCCGATCTGGGCGCCGTCGCCGATCCACACCGGTCCGAGCACCTTGGCGCCCGCCCCGACCACCACGCCGTCACCCAGCGTGGGGTGCCGCTTGCCGTGCCGCATCGTCTTGCCGCCCAGCGTGGAGCCGTGGAACAGCACGACGTCGTCGCCCACCTCGGCCGTCTCGCCGACCACCACGCCCATGCCGTGGTC from Cellulomonas sp. NTE-D12 encodes:
- a CDS encoding LLM class F420-dependent oxidoreductase, with the translated sequence MRLGYHTGYWSAGPPQGAQQAVLTAERLGFDSVWTAEAYGSDAFTPLAWWGAATTRVRLGTAVAQISARTPTATAMAALTLDHLSGGRFVLGLGVSGPQVVEGWYGQPYPKPLARTREFVAVVRQVLAREAPVTFDGEFYRLPLPADQGMGLGKPLRSTVHPLRADLPIHLAAEGPRNIALTAEIADGWLPLFYAPRLDDEFRQLLDDGFARRTAGSSLRERFEVTATVPAVLGADVEQAADAVRPFIALYAGGMGARAANYHRDALARLGYAEALDEIAAHFLAGDRARAAAAVPTELVRDVALVGTADDLRDQLAAWQQTAVTTMLLQTDPRDLPRVAEALGATATAAADDSRDA